The following proteins are co-located in the Pyxicephalus adspersus chromosome Z, UCB_Pads_2.0, whole genome shotgun sequence genome:
- the FGD1 gene encoding FYVE, RhoGEF and PH domain-containing protein 1 isoform X2: MYMDKSTMRGPQPKPQVLVKSLSLEPAHIPIHPEKPQRLRSDSGNSSDCNGSVPDPCCNPKPTPPRRPANTKPEVPPKPAHLQSVRRPRPPGHIPPPPSRPLPADPRLSRVSLRPDKDGTPSAVTSLIEKFEREPIIPPERSYPINDPDSHVEVNNGPSEHSGYSMGELENKLLDLLEPDVSQSSLERRRRLVVGEGDAEERGEQDSLGKLANRDSGIDSISSPSTSEEMCFLGEVEEGGREEMETPHITAQHGSTRDSEGDSDMEDGSGGEEEMPIGRLDPCKFTARQKVYNIANELLQTEKAYVSRLHLLDQVFCARLMEEAGTKGSFPIEVVMGIFSNICSIYCFHQQFLLPELEKRMQEWDTNPRIGDILQKLAPFLKMYGEYVKNFDRAMEFVNTWTERSSQFKSIIQEVQKEEACGNLTLQHHMLGPVQRIPRYELLLKDYLQKLPEDSRDRRDAEKSLDLIATAAEHSNAAIRKMERMHKLLKVYELLGGEEDIVNPTNELIKEGHILKLSAKNGTTQDRYLILFNDRLLYCVPKLRLIGQKYSVRARIDVDGMELKHSSSPNLTRTFLVSGKQRSLELQARTEEEKKEWIQAIEATMSRHEQTVEQFKLLNSFHREDEETPPNSPNTDLGKRAPTPIREKEVTMCMKCQEAFNSITKRRHHCKACGHVVCGKCSEFRARLVYDNNRTNRVCVDCYTALHGSVSSPGYSAHTPQRRKSILEKQASVVAEHSILCSYMHYMEKGAKSWHKGWFVIPQNEPLVLYIYGAPQDVKAQRSIPLIGFEVTPTEQCERSDRKHVFKISQSQLSFYFSPETEELQRRWVKVLSRAGRGEDYNAKHLLLETEEENEGTGETLGDT, from the exons TTCCTCCAAAGCCTGCACATCTCCAGAGCGTGAGAAGACCCCGGCCTCCAGGCCATATTCCGCCACCCCCTTCACGTCCATTGCCAGCAGACCCCCGACTCTCACGGGTGTCCCTGCGCCCAGACAAGGATGGGACTCCCTCAGCAGTTACCTCCTTGATTGAGAAATTTGAAAG AGAGCCAATCATTCCACCTGAACGCTCTTATCCCATTAACGACCCTGATAGTCACGTTGAGGTCAACAACGGACCTTCTGAACATTCTGGATACAGCATGGGAGAGCTGGAAAACAAACTCTTGGATCTTCTTGAACCAGATGTATCCCAGTCCAGTCTAGAGAGGAGGCGAAGACTTGTGGTGGGAGAGGGCGATGCTGAAGAAAGAGGAGAACAGGACTCCTTAGGAAAACTGGCAAACAGGGACAGTGGCATTGACAGCATTAGCTCTCCATCGACCAGCGAGGAGATGTGCTTCCTTGGGGAGGTGGAGGAAGGTGGTAGAGAGGAAATGGAGACCCCACATATTACAGCACAACATGGCTCTACGCGTGACTCAGAGGGGGATAGCGACATGGAGGACGGCAGTGGCGGAGAAGAAGAAATGCCTATCGGGAGGTTAGACCCATGCAAG TTCACAGCACGCCAGAAAGTATATAACATCGCTAATGAGCTGCTGCAGACTGAGAAAGCCTACGTGTCCCGCTTACATCTCCTGGACCAG GTGTTCTGTGCTCGGCTCATGGAAGAAGCTGGAACAAAAGGTTCTTTCCCTATTGAAGTAGTTATGGGAATTTTCTCCAACATCTGTTCCATATATTGCTTCCATCAACAGTTCCTTCTGCCAGAGCTGGAAAAGCGCATGCAAGAGTG GGATACCAATCCTCGAATTGGAGACATCTTGCAAAAGCTAGCTCCTTTTCTCAAGATGTATGGCGAGTATGTAAAAAACTTTGACAGAGCCATGGAGTTTGTGAACACATGGACTGAGCGCTCATCCCAGTTCAAGAGCATCATTCAGGAAGTACAG aAAGAGGAGGCCTGTGGCAACCTTACATTACAGCATCACATGTTGGGGCCTGTCCAGCGAATCCCACGGTATGAGCTGCTTCTCAAAGATTATCTCCAGAAACTGCCGGAGGATTCAAGAGACCGCAGAGATGCAGAGA AGTCTTTGGATCTAATAGCAACAGCAGCTGAACACTCAAATGCAGCCATTAggaaaatg GAGAGGATGCATAAACTTCTCAAAGTCTATGAGCTGTTAGGTGGTGAAGAGGATATTGTCAATCCCACTAATGAGCTTATAAAAGAGGGTCATATCCTAAAACTGTCTGCAAAGAACGGGACCACCCAGGACAGATACCTAATCCTT TTCAATGACCGCCTGTTGTACTGTGTTCCTAAATTGCGCCTGATTGGTCAGAAGTACAGTGTGCGAGCCAGGATTGATGTGGATGGGATGGAG CTGAAACACAGCAGCAGCCCCAACCTGACAAGAACATTTCTGGTATCAGGAAAACAACGATCCCTGGAGCTCCAAGCCAG aaccgaggaagagaaaaaagaatggattcag GCAATTGAAGCCACCATGAGTCGTCATGAGCAGACAGTAGAGCAGTTCAAACTACTTAATTCCTTTCATCGAGAAGATGAAGAAACTCCCCCCAATTCACCG AATACAGACCTGGGTAAGCGAGCGCCAACACCCATTAGAGAGAAGGAGGTAACCATGTGCATGAAATGCCAAGAAGCTTTTAACTCCATAACCAAAAGAAGGCACCACTGCAAAGCCTGTGGCCAT GTGGTTTGTGGAAAATGCTCAGAATTTCGTGCTCGGCTGGTCTATGACAACAACCGAACAAACCGTGTGTGTGTAGATTGTTACACTGCCCTACACGGTTCTGTCTCCAGCCCAGGTTACAGCGCTCACACACCTCAACGCAGAAAATCCATCTTAGAG aaACAGGCATCTGTAGTAGCAGAGCACAGTATATTGTGCAGTTACATGCATTACATGGAGAAAGGAGCCAAGAGCTGGCACAAAGGCTGGTTTGTCATCCCTCAGAATGAGCCATTGGTGTTATACATCTATGGTGCTCCACAG GATGTGAAAGCTCAGAGGAGTATCCCATTAATTGGCTTTGAGGTGACCCCAACGGAACAGTGTGAACGCTCTGATCGCAAACATGTCTTCAAGATCAGCCAAAGCCAGCTCAGCTTCTACTTCAGCCCCGAAACTGAAGAACTTCAGCGACGTTGGGTAAAAGTGCTATCCCGAGCTGGGCGTGGGGAGGATTATAATGCCAAACACTTACTCCTGGAGACCGAGGAAGAAAATGAAGGTACTGGAGAGACTCTAGGAGACACTTGA